A genomic segment from Aegilops tauschii subsp. strangulata cultivar AL8/78 chromosome 1, Aet v6.0, whole genome shotgun sequence encodes:
- the LOC109745981 gene encoding coniferyl alcohol acyltransferase-like, with the protein MVTANAIGSGDLSIRVLSRRLVKASDPSTKPHVAAFSNLDLYPGNEQASIVCLYPKLPNAGDFPAVVATFDSILPSLLNDFYHFAGRIRTNPSSGLPELLCDNQGAELVVGEAGVAMASLDYGLAEQSLKKIMLPYAEDVTLSVQLLSFTCGGFSVVWATNNLVCDGQAFTMFVRRWSELARTGRIVDGPPNHDRSVFSPRRPPSYGASIRDMFATYDHDRLVNVLTAHDSFVERLYYIEASDIAALREAASSKLQRPSRVQAVSAYLWKALARVVAASRVPEERCCMGWMVDARRRVKAPELVRAMGNYFGNVTAYALGEAAVEEIQEKELSEVAAMVRETITSIDYDEYTQELVDWVEEHKTERLMEKGVIGLGTPTLNQTVFASFPLDTDFGFGHAVLAMPMCDYGRLSSGYLSIGARPGGDGSWLVNAYIWPRLAAALESDQQRIFKPLTAEYLGLV; encoded by the coding sequence ATGGTAACTGCTAATGCTATTGGCTCCGGCGACCTGAGCATCCGTGTCCTGAGTCGCCGCCTTGTCAAGGCCTCCGACCCATCTACCAAGCCGCACGTAGCCGCCTTCTCGAACCTCGACCTCTACCCTGGCAACGAGCAGGCCTCGATAGTATGCCTCTACCCCAAGCTCCCAAACGCCGGCGACTTCCCGGCGGTTGTAGCCACCTTCGACTCCATCCTCCCGTCGTTGCTCAACGACTTCTACCATTTCGCCGGGCGCATCCGCACCAACCCAAGCTCCGGCCTCCCCGAGCTGCTCTGCGACAACCAAGGCGCAGAGCTGGTGGTCGGCGAGGCCGGTGTCGCCATGGCCAGCCTGGACTACGGCCTGGCGGAGCAGTCGTTGAAGAAGATAATGCTTCCGTACGCCGAGGACGTCACGCTCTCGGTTCAGCTGCTCTCCTTCACCTGTGGCGGCTTCTCCGTCGTGTGGGCGACCAACAACCTTGTGTGTGACGGCCAAGCCTTCACCATGTTCGTCAGGAGGTGGTCCGAGCTCGCCCGAACTGGGCGCATCGTCGACGGACCGCCCAACCATGACCGCTCGGTGTTCAGCCCTCGCAGGCCGCCGTCGTACGGAGCCTCGATCAGGGACATGTTCGCGACGTACGACCATGACCGGCTGGTGAACGTGCTGACGGCGCACGACAGCTTCGTCGAGCGCCTCTACTACATCGAGGCGAGCGACATCGCCGCCCTGCGGGAGGCGGCAAGCAGCAAGCTCCAGCGCCCGTCGCGCGTCCAGGCGGTGTCCGCGTACCTGTGGAAGGCCCTCGCCCGCGTGGTGGCCGCGTCCCGCGTGCCGGAGGAGCGCTGCTGCATGGGGTGGATGGTGGACGCGCGGCGGCGGGTGAAGGCGCCGGAGCTCGTCCGGGCGATGGGCAACTACTTCGGCAACGTTACGGCCTACGCTCTCGGGGAGGCAGCCGTTGAGGAGATACAGGAGAAGGAGCTGTCGGAGGTGGCGGCCATGGTGCGGGAGACCATCACGTCTATCGACTACGATGAGTACACCCAGGAGCTGGTGGACTGGGTGGAGGAGCACAAGACAGAGAGGCTGATGGAGAAGGGCGTCATCGGGCTCGGTACGCCCACCTTGAACCAGACGGTGTTCGCGTCGTTCCCGCTCGACACCGACTTCGGCTTCGGCCATGCCGTGCTGGCAATGCCCATGTGCGACTACGGGAGGCTCAGCTCGGGGTACCTGTCGATCGGAGCTCGGCCGGGAGGCGACGGCTCCTGGCTGGTCAACGCCTACATATGGCCTCGCCTCGCGGCGGCGCTTGAGTCGGACCAGCAGCGCATCTTCAAGCCTCTCACGGCGGAGTATCTAGGGCTCGTCTAG